The following nucleotide sequence is from Tribolium castaneum strain GA2 chromosome 5, icTriCast1.1, whole genome shotgun sequence.
TTCGTCAACACCTGCTCCAACCACCGCTCCATAAGAGAATTTGCTACATATTTGTAAATtggaattttgtttaataaacacaaaaaaaaataaacagattTTGTCCTCTggcagttttcaattttttttcttaattcatGTACCCACCcataagtttttttattctgatTTATCCACACtgactaataaatttaatttataaatgacTCATGAAAGTTAATATAggtatctttttattaatagataaaagtaaaatattctcaaaaatttaaaagcatTTAGTTAAAACACTCATTTAGAGGAAAACTTGATTCAATAAATATCAGGTAAACTTATCAACTTATACATAAatctttctttgttttttagttGCAAAACTACAACCCTTAAGAATAAAGAATGAAAtagttttgaattaaaaacaatttaaaaacatacaacttctttattaaaaaaataataggtaAAATGAGGTTTCTTAAACAAAATGTCTGTGTCTTTAATCATCTTTAAATGTAGTTATAAAATCTACCACGTCTTTAACTTGTTATCGCAATTTTGGACTAAAGGTTTTCTTCATCTTCTAAAAATGCGCAgcgtgtttaaaaatttaaactattccACTTTTTAAGAGGACAGAGTAAAGTTCATAAAACGTACTATGACccgttttgttaatttgtacGGAATTCAACTGATGCTATTAGTGCCATTCGTATCAGTAGATTATGATCTGTTATAACAGTCAATTTTTAGATaagattttgttatttatcacTAACACCTGAAACACTTTGTTCTGCTTACTGCACTCATTACAGAAAATaacttttcagtttttgtaaagtttGAAGAAAAGAGCAACATGTTGAAATATTGTGCCGCGTTTTTGGCTATAATTTTGTGCGGAAATGCCTCATCTTCGGACATTTCGGCTAAGTTAAACGAGTTAGGTGAGAATCACAAACAAACACATATGATGGATTTTGGCAAAAACTAGAGTTAAATAATAACAGATTCGTTAATCTTTCAGATCTGGAGGGTGAAATTGAACCCTTTGCCATGGAAGGCACAATTAATCAAACACTTCAAGAACTCAGAGAGAAATTACCCGATCCCTTAGACATTGAACTTACAATTCCCCAACTAAACTTTGCCGACGCTCTTATGAAGTATATTGTTTTAGTTTAGTTCTTGTTATATTTAAGAAACTTTTGCAGTGGTACTTTGGACCTTTCCAATCCCAGTATCATAGGACTAACAACTTTCTTAGTACCAGCACTTAAATTTAACATAATTGGGTTCAAATTGAACTTAACTCTACTTTTCCCGGTATTTCAAGTTGACCCCACTTATGAGACAGATATGATACTTTTGACCGTTTTGCCAATTTATGGAAACGGAACGGCCAAGTGAGTAACGAATTACGAATTTCTTtgtaatgaaaaataatgattttttttgcaagcAGAGTCTATCTGAATGATCTTAAGTTGGACACTTATCTTGAACTCAAGACCTCACCTTCCTTACACATACAAAACTTTAGAATTCTTATAACTTTAGACAATATAAAGGTAAtatttgcaagttttttaaCTTGTGAGTGAGTAATTGTATCACTTTTAGCTT
It contains:
- the LOC660043 gene encoding uncharacterized protein LOC660043, yielding MLKYCAAFLAIILCGNASSSDISAKLNELDLEGEIEPFAMEGTINQTLQELREKLPDPLDIELTIPQLNFADALMNGTLDLSNPSIIGLTTFLVPALKFNIIGFKLNLTLLFPVFQVDPTYETDMILLTVLPIYGNGTAKVYLNDLKLDTYLELKTSPSLHIQNFRILITLDNIKLDIEGLLYDEEFSKFASAVASGLANTFITPYINDNAEAISDVLSPIIETAINEILAGNSSTSAPVTEPTPAAEVTIKELHHLIQNALPSIF